TCTGCTGAAGAGCTGTTGTAGCTTTTGGCAGGCGGTACTATGAGAGAGTATGCCTTGCTCGACTAGCTGGTCGAAAATATATAGTATGCCTCGGACGTCAATGTCCATCTCTTTAGCACTGCGCATCATCTTCTTGTCTCCAGTGAGTACGGTCGCGCTTAGCGTGATGCCTTGGTAGAGTACGGTGCAGTCTGTGAAGGAGAGCCCCTTGCGTTGTCTCTCGTCAAAGAATTGATACACCTGGGCCATAAAGCCTGGGGTGTCGAACTGCTCGACGATTAGTCCGCCTATGTCGTCGAGATAGGCTCTCTGCTGTTTGTCTCTCAGCTCGTGAAGTACAAATATATTGGTGTGTACCTGGTATCCTAACTGCAGAAAGTCTTTGTAGAGGTCTAAGTCGATTAAGTCTATAAAGATGTTTGTGTCGCTAACGACAACGAGCTGTGTCTGACTCATATATTGGCGTTTAGCAGATTGACGACTTGATCGGCTGGTATGCCTGCCTCTTGGAGATAGCTTTGAGCTTTAGCTTGGGTTATTAAGTCTAGGTCTAGCGCTTTGATGACCAGTCTTGCGAAGCGGTTACTCTGAGGCTCTACATACCTACTCCTCTCTAAGATC
The sequence above is a segment of the Porphyromonas vaginalis genome. Coding sequences within it:
- a CDS encoding type II toxin-antitoxin system VapC family toxin, whose translation is MSQTQLVVVSDTNIFIDLIDLDLYKDFLQLGYQVHTNIFVLHELRDKQQRAYLDDIGGLIVEQFDTPGFMAQVYQFFDERQRKGLSFTDCTVLYQGITLSATVLTGDKKMMRSAKEMDIDVRGILYIFDQLVEQGILSHSTACQKLQQLFSRNTRLPKDEIDKRLTLWSNS